The Lycium barbarum isolate Lr01 chromosome 10, ASM1917538v2, whole genome shotgun sequence genome includes a region encoding these proteins:
- the LOC132614957 gene encoding thioredoxin-like protein YLS8 isoform X2 — translation MDEVLASVAETIKNFAVIYLVDITEVPDFNTMYELYDPCTVMFFFRNKHIMIDLGTGNNNKINWALKDKQEFIDIVETVYRGARKGRGLVIAPKDYSTKYRY, via the coding sequence ATGGATGAGGTGCTGGCTTCGGTTGCAGAGACCATAAAGAACTTTGCTGTGATTTACCTGGTTGACATCACTGAGGTCCCTGATTTTAACACGATGTACGAGCTGTACGATCCATGCACTGTCATGTTCTTCTTCAGGAACAAGCACATCATGATTGATCTTGGAACCGGGAACAATAACAAGATCAACTGGGCACTTAAGGATAAACAGGAGTTCATCGACATTGTTGAGACAGTGTATCGTGGTGCGAGAAAGGGTCGTGGTTTAGTTATTGCACCAAAAGATTACTCTACCAAGTACAGATACTAA
- the LOC132613765 gene encoding putative pentatricopeptide repeat-containing protein At5g08310, mitochondrial, with amino-acid sequence MAALCRIKRPHFLFFNSFKQLLNLCTQNNLYPFSSTPTFQKYNLSQFSSTPSFQKHINSLPPISQEESRIIDKLIHIFTKPLNTSKNQELDELGSKITPFIVEIVLKNLKSWRIAHLFFNWASNQKGYSHNCHTFNLIAECLSGARQIDSMRVLVNDVVKFQCYFTPRGLGFFIRCLGNVKLVKEANELFDHMKKSGLCVPNSFTYNCLLDAISKVGDCCLIELRLKEMCSYGWELDKYAFTPVLQCYCNAGDFENALVVFNEMHEKGLVDAHVLSILLVSFSKWGKVDKAFELVERIEDLKISLNEKTCFVLIHGFVREGRTDKALQLLDKMRKMGFVLDISVYGVLIEELCKNKEIEKAMQLYEDMNVSGVRPDIKILSDLISCVRDEKDVIRIVEEKYESLDPKARLLLYNSVLKGLINNGSTDKAYRLLCASTGLECGGDFNEDSLFFMKELACFNTVSFEIVIDGLCRADRLEMSLRLFRDMDHIGCKRSVLLYNNLIDSLSRSGRLDECYELLNEMKQSEFKPTHYTYNSIFGCLCKQGDAAGALAMVREMRVHGHQPWIKYYTLLMKKLCKDGQAVKASNFLADMVQEGFLPDVVGYSAVIDGLVKIKQLDKALDLFREICARGYCPDVVAYNIMINGLCKDKRVLEAQDFLDEMMDKGLIPSVVTYNSLIDGWCKNGDVDRAIDYLTRMTEKEREPNVITYTTLIDGLCNAGKPNDAISLLVKMEASGCSPNRVTFMALISGLCKCRKPDDALIYLQEMERKDMKPDPSIYIVLIEAFIKNLNPNEAYDLLKKVVHDKSLQDLLNSKSRSILKEAILSLSADPKTSSNVKILLEGGHCTSLCSISEIG; translated from the coding sequence ATGGCTGCTCTGTGTAGAATCAAAAGACCCCATTTCCTTTTCTTCAATTCATTCAAACAACTCCTCAATCTATGCACTCAAAACAATCTTTATCCATTTTCTTCAACACCAACTTTCCAAAAATACAATCTTTCTCAATTTTCATCAACACCCTCTTTCCAAAAACACATAAATTCCCTTCCACCAATCTCTCAAGAAGAATCAAGAATCATTGATAAACTTATACACATATTCACTAAACCACTTAACACATCAAAAAATCAAGAACTTGATGAATTAGGTTCAAAGATTACACCTTTTATTGTTGAAATTGTTCTTAAAAACCTCAAAAGTTGGAGAATAGCTCATTTGTTCTTTAATTGGGCTTCAAATCAAAAAGGGTATAGTCATAATTGTCATACTTTTAATTTAATTGCTGAGTGTTTATCAGGTGCTCGACAAATTGACTCAATGAGAGTGTTAGTTAATGATGTAGTTAAATTTCAATGTTATTTTACTCCAAGGGGTTTGGGTTTCTTTATTAGGTGTTTAGGTAATGTAAAGTTGGTTAAAGAAGCTAATGAGTTGTTTGATCATATGAAAAAATCGGGTCTTTGTGTTCCGAATAGTTTTACTTATAATTGCTTGTTAGATGCTATATCTAAGGTTGGTGATTGTTGTTTAATTGAGTTGAGATTAAAGGAGATGTGTAGCTATGGTTGGGAGCTTGATAAGTATGCGTTTACACCGGTTTTGCAATGTTATTGCAATGCCGGGGATTTTGAAAACGCGTTGGTTGTTTTTAATGAGATGCATGAGAAGGGATTGGTCGATGCACATGTTTTGTCGATATTGTTGGTTTCTTTTAGCAAGTGGGGTAAGGTTGATAAGGCATTTGAGTTGGTTGAGAGGATAGAAGATCTTAAGATTAGTTTAAATGAGAAGACGTGTTTTGTTTTGATTCACGGTTTTGTGAGGGAAGGTAGAACGGATAAAGCGTTGCAACTGTTGGATAAAATGAGGAAAATGGGTTTTGTGTTGGATATTTCTGTTTATGGCGTGCTAATAGAAGAGTTGTGTAAGAATAAGGAGATTGAGAAAGCTATGCAGCTGTATGAGGATATGAATGTTTCAGGAGTTCGTCCTGATATTAAAATACTTAGTGACCTTATATCTTGTGTGCGTGATGAAAAAGACGTGATTCGGATAGTTGAGGAGAAGTACGAGAGTCTGGACCCGAAAGCTAGGTTGCTGCTGTATAATTCTGTGCTGAAAGGACTTATTAACAATGGTTCAACTGATAAAGCCTATCGTCTACTTTGTGCATCGACAGGTCTTGAATGTGGTGGTGATTTTAATGAGGACAGTCTTTTTTTCATGAAGGAACTTGCTTGTTTTAATACCGTTTCTTTCGAAATAGTTATTGATGGTTTGTGTCGGGCGGATAGGTTGGAAATGTCTCTTAGACTGTTTAGAGATATGGACCATATTGGTTGTAAACGGAGTGTGCTACTTTACAATAATTTAATTGATTCTTTGAGCAGGTCCGGTAGACTCGATGAGTGTTACGAGCTTTTGAATGAGATGAAACAATCAGAATTTAAGCCGACACATTACACATACAACTCAATTTTTGGATGTTTATGTAAGCAAGGGGATGCTGCAGGCGCCCTGGCTATGGTGAGGGAGATGCGTGTGCACGGGCATCAACCTTGGATAAAATATTACACACTGCTCATGAAGAAACTTTGCAAAGATGGGCAAGCAGTCAAAGCTTCTAACTTTCTTGCGGACATGGTTCAAGAAGGATTTCTCCCTGATGTAGTTGGTTATTCGGCAGTGATAGACGGTCTTGTTAAGATTAAACAGTTGGATAAAGCACTGGATCTTTTTAGAGAGATCTGTGCTCGGGGTTATTGCCCCGATGTGGTTGCTTATAACATTATGATAAATGGTCTATGTAAGGACAAAAGAGTACTTGAAGCCCAGGATTTTCTTGATGAAATGATGGATAAGGGGCTTATTCCATCAGTTGTTACCTACAACTCACTGATTGATGGGTGGTGCAAAAATGGTGATGTAGATCGGGCAATTGACTATCTCACTAGGATGACAGAAAAAGAACGGGAGCCCAATGTTATCACTTACACCACTTTAATAGATGGGTTATGCAATGCTGGAAAACCAAATGATGCTATTAGTCTTTTGGTCAAAATGGAGGCGAGTGGTTGCTCTCCAAATAGAGTAACTTTTATGGCTCTCATTAGTGGTCTGTGCAAGTGTCGGAAGCCAGATGATGCTCTGATTTATTTGCAGGAAATGGAGAGGAAGGATATGAAACCTGATCCATCTATTTACATAGTGCTAATAGAAGCTTTTATAAAAAATCTGAATCCTAATGAAGCTTATGACCTACTAAAAAAGGTGGTCCATGATAAATCTCTTCAAGATTTATTAAATAGTAAGAGTCGTTCTATTCTTAAAGAGGCAATACTTTCCCTCTCAGCGGATCCAAAGACTTCTTCAAATGTGAAAATCCTGTTGGAGGGGGGTCACTGTACATCACTTTGTAGTATCTCTGAGATTGGATGA
- the LOC132615460 gene encoding pentatricopeptide repeat-containing protein At5g08305: MLNVTQKFITFLEKCKSISQFKKFHALLITCGIYKETQLNSRILCFTSLLSDSSNIDYAHNIFLQTKNPTIFDYNALIRGYSNSKNPCKSLSLFVKMLQNEFVPDHFTYPFVVKCLAKLCEVRIGKSLHGLVLKNGYDVDLYVMNSLIHMYGSCGDVLCARKVFDEMPVRNLVSWNSMLDGYGKCGDVVSMREVFDSMKERDVVSWSSLIDGYVKHGEYSEALAIFEKMRVEGPKANEVTMVSVLGACAHLGALEQGRAMHEYVVGNRLPMTLVLRTSIVDMYAKCGAVNEAMVVFREGLLGRKKTDILIWNSMIGGLATHGLVSECLGLYKEMRVLKVRPDEITYLCLLCACAHGGLVKEAWRFFDSLGKDGMTAKCEHYACMMDVLARAGRLTEAYKFLCEMPMEPTASMLGALLSGCINHGKLDLAEIVGKKLIDLEPFHDGRYVGLSNVYALKKLWDKARAMREAMDTRGVKKFPGFSVVEIFGALHRFIAHDKIHPESDQIYMMLDFVLWQMKLDKDCEEHEQLLCDVNGCSALQMKGE, translated from the coding sequence ATGTTGAATGTAACACAAAAATTCATAACTTTTCTTGAAAAATGCAAATCAATTTCACAGTTCAAAAAATTCCATGCCCTGTTAATAACTTGTGGCATTTACAAAGAAACTCAATTAAATTCAAGAATCCTATGTTTCACATCATTATTATCTGATTCCTCTAATATAGACTATGCTCAtaatattttcctacaaactAAAAACCCAACAATCTTTGATTATAATGCTTTAATAAGGGGTTATTCTAACAGTAAAAATCCATGTAAATCTTTGTCTTTATTTGTTAAAATGTTGCAAAATGAATTTGTTCCTGACCACTTTACATACCCTTTTGTTGTTAAGTGTTTGGCTAAGTTATGTGAGGTTAGAATTGGTAAGAGTTTACATGGGCTGGTTTTGAAAAATGGGTATGATGTTGATTTGTATGTAATGAATTCTTTGATTCATATGTATGGGAGTTGTGGTGATGTGTTGTGTGCAAGAaaggtgtttgatgaaatgcctgtgaggaatttagtgTCGTGGAATTCGATGCTTGATGGGTATGGGAAATGTGGGGACGTTGTTTCGATGAGGGAGGTTTTTGATTCGATGAAAGAGAGAGACGTTGTGTCGTGGAGCTCGTTGATTGATGGATATGTTAAGCATGGGGAGTATTCCGAGGCGTTGGCTATTTTTGAAAAAATGAGAGTGGAAGGGCCAAAAGCGAATGAGGTTACTATGGTGAGTGTTTTGGGTGCTTGTGCTCACTTGGGTGCACTCGAGCAAGGGAGGGCAATGCACGAGTACGTGGTCGGGAATAGGTTGCCTATGACTTTAGTGTTGAGGACGTCGATTGTTGATATGTATGCTAAGTGTGGCGCGGTGAACGAGGCAATGGTTGTGTTTCGAGAGGGTTTATTAGGGAGGAAGAAGACCGATATCTTGATTTGGAATTCCATGATTGGAGGTTTGGCAACACACGGGTTGGTTAGTGAGTGTTTGGGGTTGTACAAGGAAATGCGGGTTTTAAAGGTGAGACCAGATGAGATTACGTACTTGTGTCTTTTATGCGCGTGTGCTCATGGAGGACTAGTTAAGGAAGCTTGGCGTTTCTTTGACTCGCTTGGTAAAGATGGCATGACTGCAAAATGTGAGCATTATGCGTGCATGATGGATGTTTTAGCACGTGCAGGTCGTTTAACAGAAGCCTACAAGTTTCTATGTGAAATGCCAATGGAACCAACTGCTTCCATGTTAGGTGCATTACTTAGTGGTTGCATTAATCATGGAAAGTTAGATCTTGCAGAAATAGTAGGGAAAAAGCTTATTGATTTGGAGCCATTTCATGATGGTAGATATGTTGGGCTATCTAATGTGTACGCGCTTAAAAAGCTCTGGGACAAAGCAAGAGCTATGAGGGAAGCTATGGATACTCGCGGAGTGAAGAAATTTCCTGGTTTTAGTGTTGTGGAGATCTTTGGAGCTCTTCATAGATTCATAGCTCATGATAAAATACACCCTGAATCGGATCAAATCTACATGATGCTAGATTTTGTTCTGTGGCAGATGAAGCTAGATAAAGATTGTGAAGAGCATGAACAATTGTTATGTGATGTCAATGGCTGCAGTGCCTTGCAGATGAAAGGCGAATGA
- the LOC132613885 gene encoding glutamate-1-semialdehyde 2,1-aminomutase, chloroplastic — translation MAAINGIGLSCPSKLTKSQTPKWAINATIRMTASVDEKKKTFTLQKSEEAFTKAKELMPGGVNSPVRAFKSVGGQPIIIDSVKGSHMRDIDGNEYIDYVGSWGPAIIGHADDEVLAALAETMKKGTSFGAPCLLENTLAEMVISAVPSIEMVRFVNSGTEACMGVLRLARAFTGRSKIVKFEGCYHGHADAFLVKAGSGVATLGLPDSPGVPKAATIDTLTAPYNDISAIETLFKEHKGEVAAVILEPVVGNAGYIQPNLDFLAAIRKITKENDALLIFDEVMTGFRLAYGGAQEYFGITPDLTTLGKIIGGGLPVGAYGGRRDIMEMVAPAGPMYQAGTLSGNPLAMTAGIHTLKRLQKPGTYEYLDKITSELTQGILDAGKKTGHAMCGGYIRGMFGFFFAEGPVYNFSDAKKSDTEKFGRFYRGMLEEGVYFAPSQFEAGFTSLAHTQEDIQRTVDAAEKVLKQI, via the exons ATGGCTGCTATAAATGGAATAGGTCTATCATGTCCATCTAAATTGACTAAAAGTCAAACACCAAAATGGGCTATTAATGCAACAATTAGAATGACAGCTTCAGTTGATGAAAAGAAGAAAACTTTCACACTTCAAAAATCTGAAGAAGCTTTCACTAAAGCTAAG GAGTTGATGCCAGGAGGTGTAAATTCCCCTGTTCGTGCTTTCAAGTCAGTTGGCGGACAACCTATAATAATTGACTCGGTGAAGGGCTCTCATATGCGGGACATAGATGGTAATGAGTACATTGACTATGTCGGATCATGGGGTCCGGCTATAATCGGTCATGCAGATGATGAG GTGCTAGCAGCATTGGCTGAAACAATGAAGAAAGGAACGAGTTTCGGTGCTCCATGTCTCCTTGAAAATACTCTCGCGGAGATGGTTATTTCAGCTGTCCCAAGCATAGAAATGGTTCGGTTTGTCAACTCTGGTACCGAGGCATGTATGGGAGTACTACGGCTGGCTCGTGCTTTCACTGGCCGATCTAAGATCGTCAAATTCGAGGGTTGTTACCATGGTCATGCAGACGCATTTCTTGTTAAAGCAGGCAGTGGGGTCGCCACCCTAGGACTGCCCGACTCACCCGGAGTACCCAAAGCAGCTACTATTGATACTCTAACTGCGCCTTACAATGATATTTCTGCTATTGAGACCCTCTTTAAGGAGCACAAAGGTGAAGTTGCTGCTGTAATTCTCGAGCCTGTAGTTGGAAATGCCGGCTACATTCAACCAAATCTAGATTTTCTCGCTGCCATTCGCAAGATTACCAAAGAAAATGACGCACTTCTTATTTTCGACGAAGTTATGACTGGATTTAGGTTGGCATACGGCGGAGCTCAAGAGTATTTTGGAATAACCCCGGATTTGACAACACTCGGAAAGATTATTGGTGGCGGCTTGCCGGTAGGTGCATACGGAGGAAGGCGGGATATTATGGAGATGGTAGCACCTGCAGGACCAATGTATCAGGCGGGGACCCTAAGCGGAAACCCATTGGCCATGACAGCTGGAATTCACACGCTTAAGCGGTTACAGAAACCGGGTACATATGAATACTTGGACAAGATCACCAGTGAACTTACACAAGGAATCTTGGATGCTGGAAAGAAGACCGGTCATGCAATGTGCGGCGGTTACATAAGGGGTATGTTTGGCTTCTTTTTCGCGGAGGGTCCCGTTTATAACTTTTCGGATGCAAAGAAGAGTGATACTGAGAAATTTGGAAGATTCTATAGGGGGATGTTGGAGGAAGGTGTTTATTTTGCCCCATCACAGTTTGAGGCTGGATTTACTAGCTTAGCACACACTCAAGAGGATATTCAAAGGACTGTAGATGCAGCTGAAAAAGTTCTAAAGCAAATTTAA
- the LOC132614957 gene encoding thioredoxin-like protein YLS8 isoform X1, with protein MSYLLPHLHSGWAVDQAILAEEERLVIIRFGHDWDDTCMQMDEVLASVAETIKNFAVIYLVDITEVPDFNTMYELYDPCTVMFFFRNKHIMIDLGTGNNNKINWALKDKQEFIDIVETVYRGARKGRGLVIAPKDYSTKYRY; from the exons ATGTCATACTTGTTGCCACATCTTCACTCAGGATGGGCTGTAGATCAAGCTATTCTTGCCGAAGAAGAACGTCTTGTTATCATTCGCTTTGGCCATGATTGGGATGATACTTGCATGCAG ATGGATGAGGTGCTGGCTTCGGTTGCAGAGACCATAAAGAACTTTGCTGTGATTTACCTGGTTGACATCACTGAGGTCCCTGATTTTAACACGATGTACGAGCTGTACGATCCATGCACTGTCATGTTCTTCTTCAGGAACAAGCACATCATGATTGATCTTGGAACCGGGAACAATAACAAGATCAACTGGGCACTTAAGGATAAACAGGAGTTCATCGACATTGTTGAGACAGTGTATCGTGGTGCGAGAAAGGGTCGTGGTTTAGTTATTGCACCAAAAGATTACTCTACCAAGTACAGATACTAA